ACACCTcagctccacccccccccccctacacttTTGTGGATGGATCtattttaaattgttcttgggaaacatttttttatattttggtccacctatgatgaaaattacagacctctcattttttcatctttttaagcgAGAGAACTTGTACGATTGGTGGATGACTAAACACTTTGTTTGAACCAATGTGGTCAAAATAgaaccaatatttaaaaaaactcctatgaaaattgtggttttggtgtttttaacatgtttttgtagcattgtTCTCTAAATTGTACGGCTAGATCgctccaattcaattcaattttatttttatagcccaaattcacaacaacaggcAACAACATggcactctgtcaaaatgtcagtctttttttttttacgttgctAACAAGATTAGACATTATTGTGAATAATATTAGACATTATTGTGAATAATATTAGAcattattgtgaatacgctaacacaGCTAACGTGTGACGGTGTTGGACTGTTTCTTTTACGAGTTACTAACAAAGTTGGGTGTTAGCATTGTTACGGTAACGTTCATTTTATTggtatcagtgtttttttttgtgttgcaaatTAAGTTAGGAGTTACAGGTACTGTAACTTCCTAACACTTCTAATGTGGCTAGCATCTAGCGTGTTACAAAAAGTTACTGTGATAACAGTTAAAGTCTGACAGATGggtttatctctgactcttgtctCAGTGGACGCACCTTATAGCTCTGTGCGCCTTATCTGTGACAGAAGCTCAAAAAGAGACCATTTCTTGACTGTGTCCGTTATAATCCAAAGCTCCTTTTACTGTTTGCCGTTTGCATGATGTATATTTTCTGcaatatgtatatttatatttctgATTTTTCCGCTGGTGCAGTTACAGGTCAGTAAGACATAAAGTCACAAGAGCacagcataaaaaaaagcacaacatttGGAAAAGGCTCATGATTGGGTGAACACTGTCTGCACAGTTAAGTCACAGGACGTGTGCAGTCGCCTGTAGACATTGAGAACATAAAGCCATGCTCTCTATTCCCTCTGCCACCACATTAACAACTAATGAGCAGAAATAATCCAGTTAAATGTGCAATCAAGCCAGGCCTCAGGGGCCACAGCTCGATTCATCCAAAACTCCATGGTTTGCTGCCACAAATGTGCGTTTGTGTATGAAAATGAAACAGTGGACTAATCCTTCTACTCCCACTCTGCAAGCTGTGTCACCCTGTGGTCTTAAACAGACACGGTCACAGGACGCCCAGTGGTTGTGTGGGGCTTGCGGACTGGTGGATGGAGGGGAGCAGGCATGGGGCTGGGGGTTGGTGGCCGCCAGAGGCAGACATGACACAGGAAACATAGAGCAAACAAAGCTTTCAAACTGATTaccacagctgttttttttgaaGCGCAGTAAAAAGGAGATGGAAAACGCTGATGGGGTGAGGGAGGTCTGCATTGGGAGCATCGAAAACTTGCTTGTGGCGTGATGTGCAAGTGTTAAGATAACCACAGATCTGTGAGCAATGATCACATACACGTGTAGTCCAGTGAATGCAACCAGAAACCCACTCCATGTTACACAACAAAGGCAAGACAGCTACACAACATGTTCATATAAAACAAAGCTCAGTACAGGTGAGGCTCGTGTCTTTGTAAAGGGGTTACCTTATCTCATTGCAGATTTCCTTCTCATACTTCTTGTTGTTACGCGCTCGCCAAAGGCAGAAGAGGATGATGGCGATAATGATGAGGATCAAGAGGATGGAAATAATGACTGCAGCAGCAATTGCCGCAGTGTTGGAAGCTGAACAATGcaaagaagagaagagaagtaATTTGAAGATGTAATTTGGAGAGTAATGATGTCAGTGAAAGTGCAGCCTTCTGTCAAACAGAAAGATTAAATGTGGTCCAACATTTTGGAGAGGTGCTGCTCCGAGTGCAGCCCTCACTGCTAATGACTATAACAAAGACCAAAATGACAGAAACCCAaggtttttggtattttctgGTTAGAGCTTATTTTGGGTCACTCTACATAGACCCAAAGCCTGAAGTTCACAAAGAATGAAAAACGCATCCCAAACCAAATTAAGCCTAAATCTAAACCTATGTGTAATTGCgtatatttctatttgtaatgtttGACCTTCAGTCCTTTTTTTGGCAAATTAACAGTTGGAACTCTTTTTGTATTGCATTCTATGACAGAATTGCAAGGTGGGGATATTTTGAGCCAttactgtttttgcttttatggtCTACTTACTTGTCATTTAAAGAAacgttttagtttatttatgacAGTGATACCTGGAAGGGTGTGGTAAGcagtgttttgttattggacttctgtgtcAGTCACAGGTTCTTGGTGTCTATCAGTGCATATTGCATCAGGACAACCTAGACATGAGGTCAACAGTTAACTTTGCAGTTGTGTCTGACTTTCAGACATCGAATCTTCAACAGTCTACTATCTGGTGTTGAGTTGGATTTGCTGGACTGACTCAACAAGCTcaaacgtactgtgagcatcTGTTGGTAACTGTCAGAATCATTCTCAAGTTTGCTCTTAGTAGCTGGTTGTGTTTATAacttttatggacagaattatCCACAGCCAAGGACCAGAGGGATTCTGGTTTGGTAACAACAGGATTCTGTTTtcctgccttgcccgcccatgtgtcaacgTGTCATTGAGCAAAATGCTGAACCCATATTgcccctggtggttataggttgtcACCATTGTTAGGCAGCAGAGCCGCAATCactgtgaatgggactgtgactgtacgGTGCTTTGGCCCTTCGCACCAGATGGTAAAAGGCTACACACCGTTCACCTTCAATGTGCTCGTAGACTTtggtgttcttttaattccacTACAAGAGATAAATCTGAGAAAGGGTAAAGGCAGTTTACTACTCACGGGGTGTCACATTGAGCTGTAGTATACACTCCTCTGAGCCAACACGGTTCCCGACGGCACAATGGTAGGTACCAGATGCGCTGGCAGATGCATTCTTCACAATAACGGTGCCCACTGCAGGATCTGTGTTGAGGCCAAAACCCAAAGATAATGGTGTTAAACAAAATCTGGACTTAGATTCTGACAGTAaccgtgttttttttgttatgtttatttttttccccccaaagatGCTAAATACCTATCACAGCAGAGGCAGGCAGAGTCTTGCTCCCACTGGTTTTCTCCCAGGTGTACTTTAGAGGTTGGGTTCCTTCACTAGTTGTGCACCTCAAGACAACGTCTTTGCCTTCTTCTGCAGGCCCTTCAACATAGCACCGTGGCTTGGCTGGCCGCACTGTAAAGAATAAAGAAAGGAGTTTATATGAACAGCCTAATACACACTATGGTGGTCAAGTCCTAAAAACACACAGTCATTCTGCCTGTAGCATTGTTGCCTTTTAGCCATTCATGTTGTTTGCGTGGTGTGTGTCTTCATGCAGGAGACCTcctctcttatttttttaaaggccaTTACCCACAAAGTGACAACACTAATTAGAGTAAATGAAGCAGATACTGACATTAGAGATCTGTCACTCAAGACATTCATGAGGAAGAAGGGAGCTACATGATTCAGGTAAGCAGAGGAGATTCAGGATTAGCTTCCGTCTGCACAGCAAAagtgtctgcatgtctgcaaaCATGCCTCAGTTGGGCGGTGAGGCCAGGAGATGGGACTGGGAATTTTTCAACAAACAGATCCAAATTGAAAGCAGAGCACATTGCAGAGCAGCTCAAATACTCAGTGAGGCAGTGCAGGAGGTACATGGGAGGGGGAGGCGAGGAGAAAGGGAGTCAACAGCTAATGTTTGGACAGAGAAACTCTAAGGCCAAAGTCTGAACGCGGTGATCTCTCACAGAGCTGACATCATGGGGTGGGAATGGGTTCTGTAGTAACAACTCCAACTGGGCTTTTCAGATTTGAACCAGGTGCCAGACGGGAGGGGTCAGCTTAGCAGACATAAGCGTAAGGATTAACAGGACAGTGACGGCACTGACTGCTCCTGTTAATCTAATGAACACACAAAGGCTAAGGGCTCGCAGGGACAGAGAGCCAGCAGAAAAACCAAGTGAGCACTGATGGACAGATGGTAAAGTGAAGGGTACCCAACCTAAAAGCCTCCTAACTGCCAGGCCTGCTCTCTTTCCTGCTGTAGCACCGACACACTTGTTCCCACATCACACAAAATGTCAGAGACTTGGGACGTAGATGACCATGGTCCTAGAGGACACAGTTTATCATTATTCCACCTTTtgatcaggtttatttagttgagagttaagcttaaaaaaaagaataatttatgAGAAATCCTGGGCCATTTTGTGGAGGAGatacttttgaaaaatgacttgACTGCATTATAGCCAAGATACAGGGCTTTAAAATGATGAGTCAGAAGCAGAGAATTTATTACACCACTCACACAAAGTTCAGGATATTGTTATTTACATGAGGGCTTTTCCTATTTGGCCTGAATTTTAATTGTAAAGGTTCCCTTTGATATTACTGATTATGAATgagaagaaacacaattttcattatttttaaaaaatatatattttttactctaAGATTTAAGACAATTATAAAGACAGCCCCAAATAGACCATGTCAGTGGGTATTTCTACCATTTGCTGCACTGACAGCCTGACAGCCACATCTCCTGCTCCTCACTAGCTTCAGGATGCTGTTCTGAGGCTCTTCCACAAGTGCTACATGCCAGGTCACTTGGGGGTGGGGTCCGATaatccagtctctgcttcagctggtttCAGACATGCTTtgtggggttcaggtcagaggtcattgcTGGTCATACCATGAGGCACAGGTTGTTGAGCTGTGTGCAGAGGCATGTTGGATGTAGTGAGAATAGCCTGGGCTCAGATGCAGCTGAATAGAAGTACAGAGAGTCAGGCAGCTAAAAGAGTTGCTAaagtgcagacacacacactccccccccccctcctgttaTTTTCAGTGTCCCCTGAAAGCAGAGGAGAATACACAATAAAGAAACCCCCGTAACACTCTACTGAACCTTGGCTGTGCACACATTACTGGTCTGTGTCTCATGAATGTGTATATGCTTGTGCACACTTATGCATGCATGTCTCCTCCACTTTTAGAGCCCATCTCTCTTGAGACTAAATAAACCTCAAGGTAAAATGCAGAGCAGGCAAGATGTCCACCCTTCTCTGCATCACCTTTTTTTGTTCAGCCAACATCTGCCCCTGAAACCAACAGCTAGCAGGCCGTCCGCTACCTCGCTGTTGAGCCATTTCTCTCTGTCACGCACATATTTATCCTGGAGTTAAACACATCTACATTCTTACCACACATACTTCACAAGAAGCTGCAGTTTGGACTTTATAGTCTTAGCTGTCTTACTTTTAGATTTAACACCATCACCTGGAAAAAGTTATATCAAACCGCtcagacccacctttttaattttgcttttagtTGATCTTATTTACTCATGTAGTCTATTCGTTTTAATACatattattttacatatttaatttaatttcatgcatttaaatctattctcaattttatgttttatatacatcttatgTATTCAGTTTTAGCATCATATTATGAACTCTAATGAAGATATTCCAGAATACAGCgagaagtgcttttatttttataaataaagtttgatttgatttgtaaagtacaaacctttacttttaggTTGGAACAAACTAATGTATGGAAAATGTAAGGAAATGTCTTTGCTGAACATCAGTAGCCGGTCAGACTGCTGTGTCTTTGCTCAGGGCAGAATGCAGATGACCCCGACACGAGTTTTCTTTGGACTTTACCAAAATTACGCTCTTTAAATgtcgtttgtttttgtgtgagacatgcagacacgctgccatGGCCGACTCTAGCTTGACGTCATGAAGTGGGCGGAACCCACAGGGAGCGAAAGACGGAGCCTCAGATATCGAGTCGTAGCAAaatgaactgtgaaaataattcatatttaattttaaaaaacgttCTTTAATGTGCCAAAAGTAATATATCatcatatatatacatatatatatagagagagagagttaTTTGACCATGAAAGATAATGTAGACTCTTTAAGTGAGGTTTAAATGAGCTTTtatgtaaacatttctaaaacaaaagGGATTCTTTCtatcttctctttatttattattattatttatttatttactgatATTGACTTTGGTTTTATTGATCCAGAAAAATTGTGGTATTTTTAATCACAACTGCGTCCTTTTTGCCATCCGCCTTTATAACAACTGAATAAACAATAATCTCATGTAACTGTTTTACTGACAACTCCGTTTATTTTCCTGGGGGATTgcttaacatttaaaaacggCTACTTACAGATTATTTTTTGCACTAAACAGACAGAGCTTAAAGTCTACAGTAAAAGTGCTGTGAGTCTTTAACAGAGCAGCAGGATGCTAACATAACAAGACAGACGATTGTTTTCCCTGGCTTTCCTGTATGCAAATACAGGCTGGTTTCGGGAGGCGATTCACTTTCGACATCATTTGGTGGATGACTGGCCAGCGAGGCCAGTTGCGTGAGAATGTCTGTTCCACAAAGGGTAAATAGTCTGACTGACACCACTCCGGTGATGTGTGACTGATTTCACTTTGCtgataaaaagcctttttttggaGAGTACTGTACACTGGAGCAGGAGAATtctctgttaaaataaaaaacttcataGGGCAACACGGTATGTAAAATGTgctcagcagcagcattctCGGTAGTTCTATCCAAATCCCATAGTAACTAGAGTGAACACAGAACTGGATCACAAAGTGGACAAAGCGTCACTGCTGCTGGGAAGGTTATGCTCTGCATTTTATAGCGGATTACATCAAAACAGCCACTGAGGGcacaggttgtgtgtttttgtgcatttcaaCTGAAGGGAGAATTTAGCCTGTgagcactgaaaaaaaaataaggaaaaaaccTCAATTCAGCAGCACGATGTGCTCAGTAGGAAGTTTGACTCACCCATAACGATCAGCAGCATCTTCCTGCTGCCGATGCCCGGAGCCTTTTTCACTTTACATTGATACGTGCCAGTGTCGGACGACTTCAGTCCCGTCAGGGTGATTGAAGCATCGCCGTTCTTTGGGTCGGCCGAGTTGAAGTGCACTCTCCCCTTCATGGGGGGGTAGTAATTGTCATATGCCCTGTCACCGGAGTACAGAATCACCTGGACATGGAAGAGAAACCAAAGGAAAGTCAAACGGGGCAGTGTTTTTAGCTTATCTGTTTATAGAAAGAAATGTCCCTGAAGAGAAGGAAGAGCAGGCCGTAAAAGGACACCCGTGTTCTTTTCCAGCAAAAGTCTTTGTTGTGGAATAAATCTGTGGAGGGGAAGAGAGCACCCCCCCTTTTATCTTCAGAGCACCCTTCAACCTGGCAGCTTGTGCCATTTTGCCCTTTCAGCACAGAAGATAAATGAAGGTGAAGCAAACAAAGGCAGCTCTGTGCAGCTCAATAAACACCGACTGTGTCAACAGAGACTGCACACACGGAAACGCACACAGAGCATCTTTCAAGACAGAAAAAGACCAGGTGGAGTCAATGGGAAAGCTCCAGACCAGCAGTCAGGAGGAGAGGATGACATAACCAGAGCAAACTAGAAATGAACATCTGCACAGGAGCAACACTAGCAGTTATTACCATGTCTGCTGAAAGGTGACCTATGGTAGTTCAGTTCTTGGTTGACTTGGTGTCAAAACTCtagagacccactccagtaaaaattgtgtttttaacatgttcttgtggcattttttctgatgatggaagacatggaacagaaaactaagcttaaatttcatttcagagtatttttttattcaaatggttgtgaatcaggagcagatgaaaaaaaaaaaagtttgtgatgtagaaaacacaCTGGGCTGACCACaaccttcctgctctgctccattctgatgcatccacttgtagacaaatagatccatgaatgttttCCTAATCtgatctggatcaaaactatacggctggatagctccaatattgcttgctgataatgttagcttgggggtgcaAGTGGCTGTTACTCCAGGAGAGTGTGTACACAGAAAGCACTCAGTTAAGGGTGACGGGAAGGGAGGGCGGGGTTcctcctgcccacaactcagaggtgaattttcaatgaactactgctcctctggagaaactatgtccaagacaACAATACAGTTTTGTTTCTTAGTTTTGACCGAAAATgtcataaaagaccactggaaatgcctttaaaatagatcaaaagagaaTCTGAATAGGTCattaaaaaccaataaaaaattctaaacgTTGGATAATCGGTGTGAGCCAACGTATTTCTGAAAATATCAACAAAAGTTCCACTTCTAGCATGTtcaaatgcaaacacaaaagaaatcgttcaagaatctttttttatagCATGAACAGCACCAGCAATAACTCCAACCTAAGAGAAAGACTTTAACACggcaggagcagagcagagcggtAATGAAGACATCTGAGGGGCCAGAAAGCAGAAAACAAGGTCACATCGCTTTGCTGCTCTTCTTACAGCAGTTAGACAGTTTATTAAATTCTATTGGACAACAGTTTCTAATACTAAGTTTATCTTCCACTGGCAACACTAATCGTGTCTAT
The DNA window shown above is from Oryzias latipes chromosome 14, ASM223467v1 and carries:
- the cxadr gene encoding coxsackievirus and adenovirus receptor, with protein sequence MAPSTLCLCVLQLSLLAGFASGLQITSPGGISLEKASGESVTLDCQFKLDTEDSGPLDIEWSLLASDNQKNDEVVILYSGDRAYDNYYPPMKGRVHFNSADPKNGDASITLTGLKSSDTGTYQCKVKKAPGIGSRKMLLIVMVRPAKPRCYVEGPAEEGKDVVLRCTTSEGTQPLKYTWEKTSGSKTLPASAVIDPAVGTVIVKNASASASGTYHCAVGNRVGSEECILQLNVTPPSNTAAIAAAVIISILLILIIIAIILFCLWRARNNKKYEKEICNEIREDVPPPSSRISMARSLTANSKCSSLGSMSPSNISEFHIKSQYDKVPLSEEFERPPSHNPAPPPTVTRMAGANISRMGGVPVMIPAQTRDGSIV